The following coding sequences lie in one Apium graveolens cultivar Ventura chromosome 3, ASM990537v1, whole genome shotgun sequence genomic window:
- the LOC141710546 gene encoding peroxidase 27-like, with amino-acid sequence MTTPKLLSVILFQLILLHSILYCTNAQSLQDGFYQKSCPSMEGIVKKITAQYISKAPSLAAPLLRMHFHDCFIRGCDGSILLDSTTKHKSEKEANPNIGMRGFQVIDAAKSAVEKQCPGVVSCADILALVARDAVYAINGPFWPVPMGRRDGRVSIQSEADNQLPSPNADIYQLISLFSSKGLNARDLAVLSGGHTIGISHCGPFTNRLYNNSGKGDTDPTMDQTYISRLKVKCKPGDSTTIVEMDPGSAKTFDNDYYTLVSQRRGLFKSDSALLNDDVTKKYVNRQVASGGSTFFADFKESMVKMGQIGVLTGSAGEIRKTCGFVN; translated from the exons ATGACAACTCCCAAGCTTCTCTCAGTTATCTTATTTCAGCTCATTCTTCTTCATTCTATACTGTACTGCACCAATGCACAATCCTTACAAGATGGATTTTACCAGAAATCTTGTCCATCTATGGAGGGCATTGTTAAGAAAATTACAGCTCAGTACATTTCTAAAGCGCCATCTCTTGCTGCACCATTACTGCGAATGCATTTTCATGATTGTTTCATTAGG GGATGTGATGGATCAATATTATTAGACTCTACTACGAAGCACAAATCTGAAAAGGAAGCAAATCCAAATATAGGCATGCGAGGTTTCCAGGTTATCGATGCAGCAAAATCAGCAGTAGAGAAACAGTGTCCTGGCGTTGTATCTTGTGCTGATATTTTAGCTTTAGTTGCTAGAGATGCTGTTTATGCG ATTAATGGGCCTTTTTGGCCTGTCCCAATGGGGCGAAGAGACGGACGAGTATCTATCCAATCAGAGGCTGATAACCAACTACCATCTCCCAATGCCGACATTTATCAGCTGATTTCATTATTCAGCTCAAAAGGGTTGAATGCTCGTGATCTTGCAGTTTTGTCCG GAGGACACACGATAGGGATCTCTCACTGCGGTCCGTTCACAAACCGATTATACAACAACAGTGGCAAAGGTGATACTGATCCAACAATGGATCAAACTTACATTTCTCGGCTTAAGGTAAAATGTAAACCTGGGGATAGCACAACCATTGTAGAAATGGACCCTGGAAGTGCCAAAACATTCGACAATGACTATTACACTCTTGTATCGCAAAGACGAGGATTATTTAAATCAGATTCTGCTCTTCTCAATGATGATGTTACGAAAAAATATGTGAATCGTCAAGTTGCCAGCGGTGGATCTACCTTCTTTGCAGATTTCAAGGAGTCTATGGTTAAAATGGGACAAATTGGAGTTCTTACGGGTAGTGCTGGTGAAATAAGAAAAACTTGTGGCTTTGTCAATTAA